A region of Lycium barbarum isolate Lr01 chromosome 1, ASM1917538v2, whole genome shotgun sequence DNA encodes the following proteins:
- the LOC132600705 gene encoding large ribosomal subunit protein eL34, with amino-acid sequence MVQRLTYRKRHSYATKSNQHRVVKTPGGKLVYQTTKKRASGPKCPVTGKRIQGIPHLRPTEYKRSRLSRNRRTVNRAYGGVLSGGAVRERIVRAFLVEEQKIVKKVLKIQKTKEKLAAKS; translated from the exons ATGGTGCAGAGACTGACTTACAGGAAGCGCCATAGCTATGCCACGAAATCCAACCAACACCGTGTCGTCAAAACCCCTG GTGGGAAGTTGGTGTATCAGACAACCAAGAAGAGGGCTAGTGGTCCTAAGTGCCCCGTCACTGGAAAGAGGATTCAGGGG ATTCCACATTTGAGACCAACAGAGTATAAGAGATCCAGATTGTCTAGGAACAGGAGGACTGTGAATCGTGCCTATGGTGGAGTTTTGTCTGGAGGAGCAGTGAGGGAAAG GATTGTCCGAGCTTTCTTGGTGGAAGAGCAAAAAATTGTTAAGAAGGTTTTGAAGATCCAAAAAACCAAAGAAAAATTGGCAGCTAAGAGCTAA
- the LOC132617022 gene encoding glutathione S-transferase U9-like, producing the protein MPKLSSIWSRNQLQEKMQEENKLTLLANNSPHSKRVELALKFKGIFLEFVRNKSPSPTQPSSQKGTVLIHNGRAIVESLVIIEYIDETWKHEPKLLPIEPYDRARVLFWAGYIQLILLICAACILGCLTAYPRSCFPREKHRKACDKLWKRQQVLEEGMKGRKIHREQWDALDIMMAATLYAYKAQEEVLAVKILHSYLPG; encoded by the exons ATGCCAAAACTAAGCAGCATCTGGAGCAGAAATCAGTTACAAGAGAAGATGCAAGAGGAGAACAAGTTAACGCTTCTAGCAAACAATAGCCCACATTCGAAGAGAGTTGAACTTGCTCTCAAGTTCAAAGGCATATTTTTAGAGTTTGTGCGAAACAAGAGTCCTTCTCCAACACAACCCAGTTCACAAAAGGGTACCGTGTTGATTCACAATGGTAGAGCTATTGTGGAATCACTTGTCATCATTGAATATATCGATGAAACTTGGAAGCATGAACCTAAACTACTGCCAATAGAGCCTTACGACAGAGCCAGAGTTCTTTTCTGGGCTGGTTACATCCAACTG ATTTTGTTAATTTGTGCTGCCTGTATCCTCGGTTGTTTGACAGCATATCCAAGATCATGTTTTCCCAGGGAGAAGCACAGGAAAGCGTGTGACAAACTGTGGAAGAGACAACAAGTGCTGGAAGAAGGAATGAAAGGTCGCAAAATCCACAGAGAACAGTGGGATGCTCTGGATATCATGATGGCTGCAACACTATATGCTTACAAGGCTCAGGAAGAGGTTCTTGCCGTGAAGATTCTCCACTCATATCTTCCTGGGTGA